In Gossypium arboreum isolate Shixiya-1 chromosome 5, ASM2569848v2, whole genome shotgun sequence, a single genomic region encodes these proteins:
- the LOC108452145 gene encoding uncharacterized protein LOC108452145, producing MEDTSSAKEVTLQGTPANYFPRSFHEVVGAILRCLGLETGFQQNPNPCPKKEDDSKANHNQSVSQKESPDPPSSTDNSDPSTTVIDPPADPPPSTTGDTNDGELPMVSLFTPKRPGTSAGSGPQIN from the exons ATGGAAGATACTTCATCAGCAAAGGAAGTAACGTTGCAAGGAACTCCAGCTAATTACTTCCCCAGGTCCTTCCATGAAGTTGTAGGTGCCATTCTCAGGTGTTTGGGACTTGAAACTGGATTCCAACAAAACCCTAATCCATGTCCAAAGAAAGAAGATGACAGTAAAGCCAATCATAATCAATCTGTTTCTCAGAAGGAAAGTCCAGATCCACCTTCATCAACAGACAATTCAGATCCATCAACCACTGTGATCGACCCACCAGCTGATCCTCCTCCTTCCACCACT GGAGACACGAACGATGGCGAACTTCCCATGGTTTCTCTCTTTACTCCTAAAAGGCCAGGGACAAGCGCCG